TGAATCTTTCCGGTATTCCGAGACAGGACGTGCGCGGCACGTCCCTACGGCTGGACCGGAATGTCTGAGGTATTCCGAGAAAGGACGTGCGTAGCACGTCCCTACGGCTGGACCAGAATGTCTGACCTATTCCGAAACAGGACGTGCGCAGCACGTCCCTACGGCTGGACCGGAATGTCTGAGGTATTCCGAAGACAGGACGTGCGCGGCACGTCCCTACGGTTGCACCCCAGAGCGGCCGGGTGACGATTGCCGGGATGAATACGCTGGATTCGATTGTTAGGATCATCTAACCTAAATTGTAATGGGACTTTTCGGTTACCTTTGGCTTGCATTCATCGGTCTTGTGATCGGTGTCATCGCGAAATTTCTGACTCCGGGCCGCGATCCGGGCGGTTGCATTGTGACCATGCTGATCGGACTCGTCGGCTCCGTGCTCGGCGGCGCGCTCGCCGACGCACTTCACCTCAGCACTTCCGGCGAGACGATGTGGTTTGTCATGTCCGTTATCGGCGCCATAATCTTGTTACTCATTTACCGTTTGATCATTGGACCCCGTAAAACTCCGTAAGTACGCCGCACTCGTTCTGCTTGGACTCGTTGGCCTGGGATGCCACCGTTCCGGCGCTCCGGGTAGCGATGGGTTTCATCCGTATGGCATTCGTCATGCGCATTTGCATTTCGAGTATTTCGGTAATGCCCGTGGCAATGAAGATCTCTGGTTCGATAGCCTCGGGGTGATCGAAGCCCGGTGGACGCATTCCGATTTTGGAACGGATAAAGGCTTTCAGACGTCGAACACGTACACGGTGAAACACCGCGCACAGGTCACGATCGTCGATTCGATGCGCACTATTGAACTGCATATCCTCGATGCGCGACTCGATAGTATGTATCACCTGCAAGGCGGCGACGTTCCGGATCCGGAGCAAGTATTCCGCGAATACTTTTCGAAAGTCGGCTATCATCTAATCGGCGACACGATCGTGTGTGGCCTTCACGCAAAAAAATGGCAACAGGGTGACCAAATGGTCTATCTGTTGGAGTCCGACGGACTCATCGTTGGCAGCCAGCAGGGACCCATCGGCGTTGGAGTCGAATTCCGCCTGATCTCCGCGGATACAGTATCCGCGATCGATCCATCCAGGTTTGTGGCCACCAGCAATTATCCCATACAGAACATTCGGGGCGGCTCAAACCGAACACCGACGCGATAGCACCATGAACGCAAAATCAGTTCGGCGTGAGAGCAGCGGAGCCATCACGGTTATCTGGAGCGATGGCCATAGCTCGAGCTTTCCACTGGCCTATCTGCGACAGGAGTGTCCATGTGCAGTCTGCAAAGGCGAAACGCTCTTTGGGCAAGTCTATCGCGCTCCGAAACTACAAATGTTTACTCCCGGAATGAATGAGCTGGTATCGCTCACGCCCATGGGCCATTACGGCGTCATGGCAAAATGGAAAGACGGACACGATACCGGTATTTATTCCTGGGACTACCTTCGGATGATCTGCCCGTGCGCGGAATGCACGAAACTCCGCGAAGCGATTCAGGAATCATCCTCGTGAAACAAACACTCTGTGCATCAGCGTTTAACTGGCTCACAAAGCTCTCATCTAATATGAAACACACACTTCTCCTATTTCTTGTTTTCGTTGTTGCCTCCTGCGGCAAAAAGACCGAGCAGACCGGCACGGTAGATACCGCCACGGTGCAGAAGGTTGCGATCGAGCCGGCGACTGGCAGCCCGGCTTATCCCAACGCAAAGTTGGTGATCGTTTCGCCGCGCGAAGGCCAAGTCCTGAAAAATGAAAAAGATTCTGTCCTTGTCGTGATGCAGGTCACCGGCACCCAGCTCGCCGTTCCGACCGGCGGTGACAGTACCAAGGGAATCGCATATTCCAAGCAAGGCCAGCACGTCCATGTTATCGTCGACGACAAACCATACATGGCTGATTATAAGAACGGCCAGCCATTCAACGTGGGATTGCTTCCAGCGGGACTTCATACGATCCGAGCGTTCCCATCCTACTCGTGGCACGAGAGCATCAAAGCACCGGAATCCTTCGCTGCGCGAACATTCTATGTTGGCACTGAAGCGAAGGAAAAAACCGCTGCGGCGAACGACCTGAAGGGCCCGCTTCTGACATACTCCCGGCCCAAGGGCGAATACACCGGCAGCGACACCGGACGGGTGCTGCTCGATTTCTTCGTTGCCAACGCTGTGCTCGGGCCGGATGCCTACAAAGTAAAGCTCTGGATCGATGACGCGGCCATGCCGGACATTGTGAAGTGGCAGCCCTATTTCATCACAGGACTTTCGCATGGGAAGCACACCATTAAATTGCAGCTCGTCGATCCGAAAGGCAACGCCGTTCCCGGCAGCTACAACAATCCAAGTCAGGAGATTACTGTTGGTTAATGGTGGCGGACAGATGGGAACTGAAGGGGCCTTCAAGGACTATCTACTCCTTCCATATTCAATCGTTCTTGCCAATTATTTCATCCATGAAGCATAAGACATTCTTTTCGGTCGCGTTAGCCACGCTTGCTATCGCAGCCATCTCCATTGCCTTTGTTACCCATACCACATCCGCTATGACTCCAACGAATGGCTATAAGCCGCCCATCACCGGTACCAATCTCGATAAGTACACGTCGCACCCGAAGCGGCATCTGGTCATCGTGACCAAGCAGGGCACGATCAAGTGCCAGATGTTCGAGAAAGTCGCTCCGAACCACGTGGCCAACTTCATGGATCTCGCGAAGACGCATTTTTACGATTCCACCTACTTCCATCGCTGCATTCCCGGCTTTATGATTCAGGGCGGCGATCCGAATACCAAAGACAACGATTACACCAACGATGGCTCCGGCAATGGCCCACGACGCATCAATGCCGAGTTCAACGAAATTCACCACGCCCGTGGTATTCTTTCGACTGCTCGCACACAGGATCCGAACTCGGCCTCATGCCAGTTCTTCATCATGCACGGCGATGCCGGTTTCCTCGACCGCCAGTATACCGTCTGGGGTCAGGTGATCGAAGGAATGGATGTCGTCGATAAGATCATGGCCCTGCCAGATGTCACGAATCGCCCGAAGGCTCAGATCGATCAGCAGGGACCGAATCCCGGTAAGGCTGCGGAGATCCTCAAGATGTACGTCGAAGGCGAGTAAGCTTAGAGATGATCGATGATAGTGGAGAGTGGATCGTGTATCCACTCTCCACTTCTCGTTTTACGGATATGGCAAAGAAACATCTGGATTCCTCAGAGCCGCTGCTCGGCGTGCACGTCTCCACCGCTGGCGGGCTCGTGACCGCATTCGAGCGAGCCGAAAAGTTGGGCATCAATACCTTCCAGCTCTTTGTCAAAAATAATAAGCAGTGGTTTGCTCCGGCGGAGTTGAGCACAGAAGAGATCAACGCATTCCATGCCCGGCGCAAGGCTTGGAAACAGAAGGGGCCCCTCGTGGCACATGCGTGTTACCTGCTGAATCTTGGCTCATCCAATCCTGAAATTCAGGAGACTTCTCGCAAGAGTTACTTGCAAGAACTAACTCGCGCCAATGCCCTCGGCGTCGATCATTTTGTCTTTCATCCAGGCTCGCACAACTCGCATGGAGAAGAGTCGGCAATCGGAAATATTGCGACGGCGCTCGACTGGATACACGAGCGGACAGTGGGATTTACGACGAAGTCCGTGCTGGAGATTACGGCGGGCCAAGGCTCTTCGGTCGGCAATCGCTTCGAGCATCTGGAGCAGATTATCGCGCGTGTTGAGCAGCCCGAGCGTGTCGCTGTCTGTCTCGACACGTGCCATCTCTTCGCCGCAGGCTACGACCTTCGCGATCAGGAGGTGTGGGACAAGACCTTCGCGGAATTCGAGTCGCGCATTGGGTTTGACAAACTCGTCTGCATCCACACCAACGATTCGAAGAAAGGTCTCGCGAGCCGTGTGGACCGGCACGAGCACATTGGCAAAGGCACGATCGGCATCGAAGCCTTTCGCTTGCTAATGAACGATAAGCGTTTCAAGCTCGTCCCGAAAATCCTCGAAACCCCGAAGGATGAGAAGATGACGGAGGACTATACGAATCTGGCGCTACTGAGAGGACTCATAGGGAAATCCTGAATAAGTCATTGCGAGGCGTGCGAAGCACGACGAAGCAATCCCGAACACGAAGTCCCAGCCTATCCTGCAAGGGATTGCTTCGTCGCTCCTCCCAATGACGACCATCTGGTAGACTTAATCAGGGTTAACTCGCAGTGCTTAATCACCCCGGTGGCCATCTCATCGCGCGCCCACCGAGCAGATGCAGGTGAAGGTGATCCACAGTCTGTCCCCCATCTGGCCCGCAGTTAAAGACCAGCCGGTAGCCGGACTCCGCAACTCCAAGCTCCTTCGCTACTTCCTTCGCAACCAACACGAGCTTGCCAATCAACTCGGCATCCATCGTCGTAATATCGTTGACCGATGGAATCGCGCGCCGAGGAATGATGACCACGTGCGCCGGCGCTTGCGGGCTAATGTCGTAAAACGCGACGATCTCTTCATCCTCATGGACGATCT
The DNA window shown above is from Bacteroidota bacterium and carries:
- a CDS encoding peptidylprolyl isomerase, whose product is MKHKTFFSVALATLAIAAISIAFVTHTTSAMTPTNGYKPPITGTNLDKYTSHPKRHLVIVTKQGTIKCQMFEKVAPNHVANFMDLAKTHFYDSTYFHRCIPGFMIQGGDPNTKDNDYTNDGSGNGPRRINAEFNEIHHARGILSTARTQDPNSASCQFFIMHGDAGFLDRQYTVWGQVIEGMDVVDKIMALPDVTNRPKAQIDQQGPNPGKAAEILKMYVEGE
- a CDS encoding deoxyribonuclease IV encodes the protein MAKKHLDSSEPLLGVHVSTAGGLVTAFERAEKLGINTFQLFVKNNKQWFAPAELSTEEINAFHARRKAWKQKGPLVAHACYLLNLGSSNPEIQETSRKSYLQELTRANALGVDHFVFHPGSHNSHGEESAIGNIATALDWIHERTVGFTTKSVLEITAGQGSSVGNRFEHLEQIIARVEQPERVAVCLDTCHLFAAGYDLRDQEVWDKTFAEFESRIGFDKLVCIHTNDSKKGLASRVDRHEHIGKGTIGIEAFRLLMNDKRFKLVPKILETPKDEKMTEDYTNLALLRGLIGKS
- a CDS encoding GlsB/YeaQ/YmgE family stress response membrane protein; its protein translation is MGLFGYLWLAFIGLVIGVIAKFLTPGRDPGGCIVTMLIGLVGSVLGGALADALHLSTSGETMWFVMSVIGAIILLLIYRLIIGPRKTP
- a CDS encoding histidine triad nucleotide-binding protein; translation: MAMTLFEQIANHEIPAKIVHEDEEIVAFYDISPQAPAHVVIIPRRAIPSVNDITTMDAELIGKLVLVAKEVAKELGVAESGYRLVFNCGPDGGQTVDHLHLHLLGGRAMRWPPG
- a CDS encoding DUF971 domain-containing protein, with the translated sequence MNAKSVRRESSGAITVIWSDGHSSSFPLAYLRQECPCAVCKGETLFGQVYRAPKLQMFTPGMNELVSLTPMGHYGVMAKWKDGHDTGIYSWDYLRMICPCAECTKLREAIQESSS